The Methanolacinia petrolearia DSM 11571 genome has a segment encoding these proteins:
- a CDS encoding HEAT repeat domain-containing protein, whose product MNENTAELLNLLESGNKRERRSAIEGLKKIGKPASLQLLNILNSENPDIRDGAAEILGTYSEGDIDTFLKLLASGKKNARDGAARTIAYIIGNGGKITTPLSKMIRDGTPEARKGAAISIGYIHNPKADFVNMLLYMLKDDEREVRKQAAESLKKLNWTSVNPVEMAFFYMADEDWDKLGKSGPFALEAVKFGLNNPDSEVRIKLAGILAGTKGNESKKILLSILGDPDKKVRLAAIDAVAETRDPELMNYLAGAMYDRDYDVRVETSWALRKAGWRPASYNEKVRALILQGDLREIELMGRTALTPLIESLGDTDHNIRKNSVKVLYSMGKPAYEALRQAENKSSPEISEGIQEALEYFSTNEKESAEKTGSDSASENEIREYNSRDYWHHAFIENGYNQEMAERFSASLSGEDDIIRITAIENLKGHGKRAIPIMILLLNDEKENVKTVAIESLGDLYAKDAIESLVKTIEDEHHEVRRASAYALGKIRDKGTLPVLVRHFADPDENVRNECSESVAKMGNIALPFIENLVSHNDPDVRIASLRALGGISDPSGIPFGTKALNDSEYNVRIEAMDALVRISGFMFNFLMNEIQRVSIQGTKMEKLGMLSVLSRLQDLKIVPVVKRFLADDDEEVRRNASEILEVYRKREIKKEKDRIREYSRETADLLKRKLSLKEIDSLLDRLIGADDSATMEILGKKLSQNEIEDLIRGLKAKKGDTSKVLGKKLSQDEIDELIHRSAYVSNKNTTELLGKKLNQDEIDDLIKRASSEKEENAAKDIKKQLTQNEIDDLIKKELALKKKAAMEVSMLIVGLKSSDPATESSSTAKIIKIGEPAVEPLLSFMNNAEPEFQAKIAEILIKIGKPGIRGMIRTLNYGRTEMRVVIAKTILKSKDPEAVNAVYDRIKSEKNPEVRKALILAFTKDSNDKRIPDALHSALADADPGVKTLAVRLLAKIKDERAIGPLVSVLNYSEDTLADLASDSLVGYGKAAQPILLKELKGNGSDQFRERIAATMDKMQFIPADSSDIAWYYAAKGRWDELEKSGDYALEPLSQIIGNPYSKKRTDALKTLIRIGRTKAMPSLSKAVFDIDEEISRTARQGILDMGRNAVPALTEIASKEKDAGRQREIESIIREIDQKDLIKKSIETGDWNALAGSGPVAIKYISERTGSADPETKRQMISVISKIGGEEAVCPLAEMLFDNDERIAVTARHGLLNTGGEAIPELEKICRETPNPARREALKFLIREISKEEEIATLVKEKRWIELQLKGEDAIDMISQLLEDTDPENRMGATKVFAGIDDISAVRPLLHSLFDTDPEIVAVANSALKKRGKTIIPVISVAIIKEKNPAKKKALADLIRDMESVGS is encoded by the coding sequence GTGAACGAAAACACCGCCGAACTCCTGAATCTTTTGGAATCCGGAAACAAACGAGAGCGAAGATCTGCGATCGAAGGACTGAAAAAGATCGGGAAACCCGCATCCCTGCAGCTTTTAAATATCCTGAACAGCGAAAATCCTGATATCCGGGACGGCGCCGCAGAGATCCTCGGCACATACAGCGAAGGAGATATCGATACTTTTCTGAAACTTCTTGCCTCGGGAAAGAAAAATGCAAGGGACGGTGCTGCAAGAACAATCGCATACATCATAGGCAACGGCGGGAAGATTACAACTCCTCTTTCAAAGATGATCAGGGACGGGACACCCGAAGCCAGAAAAGGCGCCGCCATATCCATCGGCTATATCCATAACCCGAAGGCCGATTTCGTCAACATGCTCTTGTATATGCTTAAGGACGACGAACGCGAAGTCAGGAAACAGGCAGCAGAATCGCTGAAAAAACTGAACTGGACTTCGGTCAACCCTGTCGAGATGGCCTTCTTCTATATGGCCGACGAAGACTGGGACAAACTGGGAAAGTCAGGGCCGTTCGCACTTGAAGCGGTAAAATTCGGGCTAAATAATCCCGATTCCGAAGTGCGAATAAAACTCGCCGGGATTCTGGCAGGGACGAAAGGAAATGAATCCAAAAAAATTCTCCTTTCAATTCTGGGAGATCCCGATAAAAAAGTCAGACTGGCTGCGATCGATGCAGTCGCCGAAACCCGTGACCCGGAACTCATGAATTATCTTGCCGGCGCCATGTACGACCGCGATTACGACGTCCGGGTGGAGACCTCATGGGCACTCCGAAAAGCCGGATGGAGACCAGCAAGCTACAACGAAAAGGTCAGGGCGCTTATCCTCCAGGGCGACTTAAGGGAGATCGAACTGATGGGCCGGACGGCACTCACTCCCCTCATCGAAAGTCTCGGCGATACGGATCACAATATAAGAAAAAATTCCGTAAAGGTCCTGTATTCCATGGGGAAACCGGCATATGAGGCCCTCAGGCAGGCAGAAAACAAATCCTCACCTGAGATCAGTGAAGGAATACAGGAGGCCCTTGAATATTTCAGCACCAACGAAAAGGAATCCGCGGAAAAAACAGGAAGCGATTCGGCATCAGAGAACGAGATCAGGGAATATAATTCCAGGGATTACTGGCATCACGCTTTCATTGAGAACGGCTATAACCAGGAGATGGCTGAAAGGTTCTCTGCCTCTCTTTCCGGCGAAGACGACATCATAAGAATAACGGCTATCGAAAATCTCAAAGGGCACGGGAAGAGAGCCATCCCGATCATGATCCTTCTCCTGAACGACGAAAAGGAGAACGTGAAGACCGTCGCCATCGAATCGCTCGGCGACCTGTACGCGAAAGATGCCATCGAATCGCTCGTAAAGACAATCGAAGACGAGCATCACGAGGTCAGAAGGGCTTCTGCCTATGCCCTCGGAAAGATCCGTGATAAAGGAACGCTGCCAGTTCTTGTCAGGCACTTTGCAGACCCCGACGAGAACGTACGCAACGAGTGTTCCGAATCGGTCGCAAAGATGGGGAACATCGCCCTTCCCTTCATCGAAAATCTCGTATCACACAATGATCCGGATGTCAGGATAGCATCTCTCAGGGCTCTCGGCGGGATCAGCGATCCGTCCGGAATTCCTTTCGGGACCAAGGCCCTGAACGATTCCGAGTACAACGTCAGGATTGAGGCAATGGATGCCCTTGTCCGCATCAGCGGCTTCATGTTCAACTTCCTGATGAACGAGATCCAGAGGGTCAGCATCCAGGGGACCAAGATGGAGAAGCTGGGAATGCTCAGCGTTCTCTCAAGACTCCAGGATTTAAAGATCGTTCCCGTCGTCAAAAGATTCCTCGCCGACGACGACGAGGAGGTCCGGCGAAATGCATCGGAGATCCTCGAAGTATACAGAAAGAGAGAGATCAAGAAGGAGAAGGACAGGATTCGCGAGTACAGCAGGGAGACTGCCGACCTGCTGAAGAGGAAGCTGTCGCTAAAGGAGATCGACAGCCTTCTCGACCGCTTAATCGGTGCGGACGACTCCGCGACAATGGAGATCCTCGGGAAGAAGCTCTCGCAGAACGAGATCGAAGATCTGATCAGGGGCCTCAAGGCAAAGAAAGGAGATACTTCAAAAGTCCTCGGGAAGAAACTCTCGCAGGATGAGATCGACGAACTCATCCACCGTTCGGCCTATGTAAGCAATAAAAATACTACGGAACTGCTTGGCAAAAAGCTCAACCAGGACGAGATCGACGATCTCATCAAAAGGGCATCCTCGGAGAAGGAAGAGAATGCCGCGAAGGACATCAAGAAGCAGCTCACCCAGAACGAGATCGACGACCTGATCAAAAAGGAGCTCGCACTCAAGAAGAAAGCTGCAATGGAGGTCTCCATGCTTATCGTCGGCCTGAAGAGCAGCGATCCTGCAACAGAATCATCTTCGACTGCAAAAATTATAAAGATCGGCGAGCCTGCCGTCGAGCCCCTTCTCAGCTTCATGAACAACGCCGAACCGGAATTCCAGGCAAAAATTGCTGAAATCCTTATCAAAATCGGAAAACCGGGAATCAGGGGGATGATCAGGACACTTAACTATGGCCGGACCGAAATGAGGGTCGTCATTGCAAAGACCATCCTGAAGAGCAAAGACCCGGAGGCGGTGAATGCCGTATACGACAGGATCAAGAGCGAGAAGAACCCTGAGGTCAGGAAGGCACTCATACTCGCATTCACAAAGGATTCGAACGACAAAAGAATTCCCGACGCACTTCATTCCGCACTCGCCGATGCGGATCCCGGGGTAAAGACCCTGGCAGTCCGCCTTCTTGCAAAGATCAAAGACGAAAGGGCGATCGGCCCCCTGGTATCGGTCCTGAACTATTCCGAGGATACGCTCGCGGATCTTGCATCCGATTCGCTTGTCGGTTACGGAAAAGCGGCACAACCGATCCTCCTCAAAGAGCTGAAAGGGAACGGCAGCGACCAGTTCAGGGAGAGAATTGCAGCGACCATGGACAAGATGCAGTTCATACCGGCCGACAGTAGTGACATCGCGTGGTATTATGCGGCAAAGGGAAGATGGGACGAACTTGAGAAGTCGGGAGATTATGCACTCGAACCCCTCTCACAGATTATCGGAAACCCCTACTCCAAAAAGAGGACGGATGCACTGAAGACCCTGATCAGGATCGGCAGAACGAAGGCCATGCCATCCCTTTCAAAAGCGGTCTTCGATATCGATGAAGAGATCTCCCGGACTGCAAGGCAGGGGATCCTTGACATGGGCAGGAACGCGGTTCCGGCGCTAACGGAGATCGCTTCGAAGGAAAAAGATGCCGGGCGGCAAAGAGAGATCGAATCGATAATCCGGGAGATCGACCAGAAAGATCTCATTAAAAAATCTATAGAGACAGGGGACTGGAACGCACTTGCCGGGTCAGGACCGGTGGCGATCAAATATATCTCCGAAAGGACGGGCTCCGCCGATCCGGAAACAAAGAGACAGATGATCTCGGTGATCTCAAAAATCGGGGGAGAAGAGGCAGTCTGCCCTCTAGCTGAGATGCTCTTCGATAATGACGAGAGGATCGCGGTTACCGCACGGCACGGCCTGCTGAATACCGGCGGCGAAGCGATTCCGGAACTGGAAAAGATCTGCAGGGAGACCCCAAATCCTGCAAGACGGGAGGCTCTTAAATTCCTTATAAGAGAGATATCGAAAGAGGAGGAGATTGCAACCCTCGTTAAGGAAAAGAGATGGATAGAGCTCCAGTTAAAAGGTGAGGATGCAATCGACATGATCTCCCAACTGCTCGAAGATACGGACCCCGAAAACAGAATGGGAGCGACCAAAGTCTTTGCAGGCATCGATGATATCAGTGCCGTCCGGCCGCTTCTTCACTCGCTCTTCGACACCGACCCGGAGATCGTGGCGGTTGCGAACTCAGCACTCAAAAAAAGAGGAAAAACGATAATCCCGGTAATCTCCGTGGCAATTATTAAGGAGAAGAACCCTGCAAAAAAGAAGGCCCTCGCAGATCTTATCAGGGATATGGAATCAGTCGGCAGCTGA
- a CDS encoding type II toxin-antitoxin system HicA family toxin has translation MPKLPVLSHLEVVKALNKIGYNIGHQTCSYVILRQDTEPYRRLTIPNHKEISKGTINSIIRQAGLTRDEFIELLYPSPLLRYCRRPKGCRPFETPGDLRSPFVKISF, from the coding sequence ATGCCAAAATTACCTGTATTATCTCATCTTGAAGTAGTAAAAGCACTTAATAAAATCGGTTACAATATCGGCCATCAGACCTGTAGCTATGTTATCCTGAGGCAGGACACAGAACCCTATCGAAGGCTTACTATTCCAAACCACAAGGAAATTTCAAAAGGAACAATAAATAGCATCATTAGACAGGCAGGACTTACAAGAGACGAATTTATAGAACTATTATATCCTTCCCCCTTATTGCGATATTGTCGCCGACCGAAGGGCTGTCGCCCTTTCGAAACCCCGGGCGACCTTCGGTCACCATTCGTGAAAATTAGTTTTTGA
- a CDS encoding RNA recognition motif domain-containing protein, translating to METSKLYVGNLTYSVTEKQLEELFSQYGDVKSVRIIERKGFGFVEMGSAEEAEKAMAALNETEYEGRTMRIDEARPPRPRSDFNRRY from the coding sequence ATGGAAACCAGTAAGTTGTATGTCGGCAATCTGACATACTCGGTAACTGAAAAACAGTTGGAAGAATTGTTTTCTCAATATGGCGACGTTAAAAGCGTTAGAATTATTGAACGTAAAGGATTTGGATTCGTTGAGATGGGCTCGGCCGAAGAGGCCGAGAAGGCAATGGCCGCCCTTAATGAAACAGAGTATGAAGGACGCACGATGCGGATTGATGAAGCCCGCCCGCCGCGCCCGAGAAGCGATTTCAACAGAAGATATTAA
- a CDS encoding AEC family transporter: protein MNELSLSGTIITFDLEYFSTFMDFFEITNSIIILFIMMAIGYAAYRMKVIDRQGAKGLSSFLVNISLPCLIIVSMQIPLTEETFGSTIEMFGVAAVYYLISFAFAFAIPRFLSKDIHEIGVMKFMLVFSNLGFMGIPVTAAIFGTGAVFYTSLVMLPFGLLVFSAGILMLRPDMGKSLDPKLFLNSGILSSLTGLVFFFTGFSIPSPFIDVLQILGDLTTPLAMVVVGALLATLPISGMFGDLRIYFISFLRLIAIPFAVYLVLTPFVKDPLFIGIAVLLASMPVAANSVLLAEEYDVDSTLASKGVFISTLLSLITVPVVAVLLISV from the coding sequence TTGAATGAACTTTCCCTGTCAGGAACGATTATTACATTCGACCTTGAATATTTCTCCACATTCATGGATTTCTTTGAGATAACGAATAGTATTATAATACTTTTTATAATGATGGCGATAGGCTATGCGGCCTACAGGATGAAGGTGATCGACAGGCAGGGTGCAAAGGGCCTTTCGAGTTTTCTGGTGAATATCTCTCTTCCATGCCTGATTATCGTCTCAATGCAGATCCCCCTTACCGAGGAGACCTTCGGCAGTACGATCGAGATGTTTGGGGTAGCGGCGGTCTATTACCTGATCTCCTTCGCTTTCGCATTTGCGATTCCCCGTTTTCTCTCAAAGGATATCCACGAGATCGGTGTGATGAAGTTCATGCTGGTCTTTTCCAATCTCGGGTTTATGGGAATTCCGGTTACAGCCGCGATCTTCGGTACCGGTGCGGTGTTTTACACGTCTCTTGTAATGCTTCCGTTCGGTCTTCTCGTATTCTCGGCAGGAATCCTGATGCTGAGGCCGGATATGGGGAAATCTCTCGATCCGAAGCTGTTCCTGAATTCCGGAATATTGTCGTCGCTGACCGGTCTGGTATTCTTTTTCACCGGATTTTCGATACCGTCCCCGTTTATCGACGTTCTCCAGATCCTCGGGGATCTGACGACACCGCTTGCGATGGTGGTCGTCGGTGCACTTCTTGCAACTCTTCCGATCTCCGGGATGTTCGGCGATCTCAGGATCTATTTCATTAGCTTCCTGAGACTTATTGCGATTCCGTTCGCTGTCTATCTCGTTCTTACGCCTTTCGTGAAAGATCCGCTCTTTATCGGGATTGCGGTTCTTTTGGCATCGATGCCCGTCGCCGCGAATTCCGTTCTCCTGGCCGAGGAGTACGATGTCGATTCAACTCTGGCTTCAAAAGGTGTTTTCATCTCGACTCTGCTGAGCCTGATCACTGTTCCGGTTGTAGCCGTTCTTTTGATTTCTGTTTAA
- a CDS encoding esterase/lipase family protein — protein MTSERYPVVLVHGWKSGPEIWKDLAGKLEDESIPYWNFSFTGMEKSEPVAIAVALRDYIRDTRRRLGYYDYIDIVCHSTGSFIVRYMLEVIDGVSREEKVRSFIGIGPASNGSSMAELFNDPVHGPEVLRNLEGVFVPRKYKPEEDLIVQGLRPGSPENMEIRASGTRDDIMYRVIVSSNEECCPVFFPPFSGRTWVFGEDGSWDTTFRGDGVVAHVDSFIPGAGADIIPKDRERFGSGPFRYCHIMLPKNKEVIERIMEYLTDPDTEPEFFC, from the coding sequence GTGACCTCTGAAAGGTATCCCGTAGTACTTGTTCACGGCTGGAAGAGCGGCCCGGAGATCTGGAAAGATCTTGCAGGAAAGCTCGAAGATGAATCGATACCTTACTGGAATTTCAGTTTTACCGGAATGGAGAAATCAGAGCCCGTCGCGATCGCAGTGGCTCTCCGCGATTATATCCGGGATACCCGGAGGAGACTCGGTTACTATGATTATATCGATATCGTCTGCCATTCAACCGGCAGCTTCATCGTCAGGTACATGCTTGAGGTGATCGACGGCGTATCGAGAGAGGAGAAGGTCAGGTCTTTCATCGGCATAGGTCCTGCAAGCAACGGTTCGTCGATGGCAGAGCTCTTCAACGATCCCGTCCACGGCCCGGAGGTCCTGAGGAACCTCGAGGGCGTGTTCGTTCCAAGAAAATACAAACCGGAAGAAGACCTGATCGTGCAGGGCCTTCGTCCGGGAAGCCCGGAGAATATGGAGATCCGTGCGTCGGGCACACGTGACGATATCATGTACAGGGTGATCGTATCTTCCAATGAAGAATGCTGTCCTGTGTTTTTCCCCCCGTTCAGCGGAAGAACCTGGGTATTCGGTGAAGACGGCTCATGGGATACGACGTTCCGGGGCGACGGCGTCGTCGCCCATGTGGATTCGTTCATACCCGGCGCAGGGGCGGATATTATTCCTAAGGACCGGGAGAGGTTCGGCTCGGGGCCTTTCCGCTACTGTCACATCATGTTACCGAAGAATAAAGAGGTAATCGAGAGGATCATGGAGTATCTCACCGATCCTGATACGGAGCCGGAGTTCTTCTGCTGA
- a CDS encoding type II toxin-antitoxin system HicB family antitoxin yields the protein MKFRVIIEMDEDGIFVAECPSLPGCISQGKTRAEALENIKDAAKGYLESLKKHNEPIPPSIYEETVEISA from the coding sequence ATGAAATTCAGAGTGATCATAGAAATGGACGAAGACGGAATATTTGTCGCCGAATGCCCGTCTCTTCCGGGCTGCATATCTCAGGGAAAAACCAGAGCCGAAGCACTTGAAAACATAAAGGACGCTGCAAAAGGGTACCTGGAAAGTCTGAAGAAACACAACGAACCGATCCCCCCGTCAATATATGAAGAAACCGTGGAAATTAGCGCCTGA